GCAAAACGGACCCAAATCAGACCCGCAATATAGCTAAAGCTAACCCTGAAGTGATTAAAAAGCTCCAAGCCGAACTCATAGCCTTCTTAAATGCCCATAATGCCGGTGAAGATTACGCTCAAGCATATCTGTAAAAGTGGCGTTTAAATACATATTAGGCAGTCTGGCGGTTTTATCAGCCAGACTGCCTAACTGATTTATTCTTCGTAGACTACATGTTCGCCAGACAAACTTCTTCCAACACTTCGCAGGCCGCTTCGATGTTTTCTAATGGGTAGGCGGGTTGGACTTCGAACATGATCATGAAGCCGCCTTTGGGATCGTTTAGCATATTGACGGCGTGTTTGATGTAGGACTTGACCTCAGCGGGGGTGCCAAAGGGCATAATGACTTGTTGGTCGAGGTCGAGTTTAAAGCAGACTTTACCAATGTAAGTGTCGCGGATGCCTTCAAGCGTGTTGGCGCGGGATTGGGGGTCGTGGAGGGTCATGCCGCATTCGATAAGCTCATCAACTAGCGATAGCAGATTGCCGTCACAGGAATAATAAACGTGCGCTCCCCCTTGCCGACATGCTTGCCAGATGGTTTTGTACCAGGGTTTGACATACTTTCGAAATGCCGCTGGGCTGATCATCGGTCCACGCTGGGTTCCAATGTCACCATGGAAATTTATCACATCCACCCCAGCACCCGTGAACTTTTCTATCTTCTTCAGGTTATAGTTTTGAACCATCTGGATTAGCTCAGGCAATCGGGGTTCGTCGGTGGCAAAATCCATCATTAAATTCTCGAATCCACGGAGGGCATAGAGGAGGTCAAAAAGGGTTCCCCCATAACCCATGGTCAATTCCCCACGCGTTTTATTCTCAGCAACATTGCGCTTATGTTGTTCCCAATCTGTGCCGCTAATCGGATCCGGCGCTTGGTAATTATCAAATGCGCTCCAGTCGGCTAAGGGATGACCTACACACTGCCCAAGCAGACCGGTTTGTAGGTTATGCCAAACACACCCCCATTCATCGGTGTAGTATTCGCCTTCCGTATAGGCAGGTTCAAAATTGTTCCAGTTATAGCTGCCGCGTTCGTAGTTGCCGAATATCTTTGGGTGGCGAATGTAAAGGTCTTCCAAATCCTCCCGATACTTAGCCCAAGTCGCCCTCAAAGAATTAGCGCCCACCGGTATCCATTCCGGATACCGAAATTCAATCGCCCGCAGAAAATTTTCACGATCACTAATTGGCATGCTTGAACCTTACCGCAAACCTTCGAGCAGATTCAATATCGATGTGACTTTGAATGGGAAGAATGAAGTTAGGCAGGTTACTCCTTCTTCGCCTCGGCTTTTACATAGAGCTCTTTGGGGGCGGAGGTGTAGAATTTGAACATGGCGGGGCAGAGCCAGCCTTCGATAGGTGGATTGTCGAGGCGATAGTAGTTGCCGGTTTTATCGCCTCTCAGCCATGTCAGTTTGGCTTGATAGTTGGGAAAGGGTTGAGCGGAGAAAGTCAACCGGAAGCCCTTCTTGGCATCTGGGATGTCTTTGACCAACGCATTAATCATCTCAGGCACACCAGCGATAAACGGTTCTTTATTAAGCCCGGTATTGGGGTCATCG
The window above is part of the bacterium genome. Proteins encoded here:
- a CDS encoding uroporphyrinogen decarboxylase family protein, which translates into the protein MPISDRENFLRAIEFRYPEWIPVGANSLRATWAKYREDLEDLYIRHPKIFGNYERGSYNWNNFEPAYTEGEYYTDEWGCVWHNLQTGLLGQCVGHPLADWSAFDNYQAPDPISGTDWEQHKRNVAENKTRGELTMGYGGTLFDLLYALRGFENLMMDFATDEPRLPELIQMVQNYNLKKIEKFTGAGVDVINFHGDIGTQRGPMISPAAFRKYVKPWYKTIWQACRQGGAHVYYSCDGNLLSLVDELIECGMTLHDPQSRANTLEGIRDTYIGKVCFKLDLDQQVIMPFGTPAEVKSYIKHAVNMLNDPKGGFMIMFEVQPAYPLENIEAACEVLEEVCLANM
- a CDS encoding DUF6717 family protein, producing the protein MLNAGKVRWVVLLCLFFILVAAAIGWRVLYEPKYQAGPSSNSIFVIAPYWYSATWVFDDPNTGLNKEPFIAGVPEMINALVKDIPDAKKGFRLTFSAQPFPNYQAKLTWLRGDKTGNYYRLDNPPIEGWLCPAMFKFYTSAPKELYVKAEAKKE